The Cottoperca gobio chromosome 6, fCotGob3.1, whole genome shotgun sequence genome has a segment encoding these proteins:
- the LOC115010186 gene encoding myoblast determination protein 1 homolog — protein MELSDISFPIPAADEFYDDPCFNTSDMHFFEDLDPRLVHVGLLKPDDSSSSPSPSPSSSSSSSPSSLLHLHHHAEGEDDEHVRAPSGHHQAGRCLLWACKACKRKTTNADRRKAATMRERRRLSKVNDAFESLKRCTSANPNQRLPKVEILRNAISYIESLQALLRGGGGGQDDSFYPVLEHYSGDSDASSPRSNCSDGMTDFNGSTCQSNRRGSYDSSYFSATPNGLKSHRSSVVSSLDCLSSIVERISTDSSLLPAADGPTPTAPPREAPAPGPPQAPPQTASQDPNLIYQVL, from the exons ATGGAGCTGTCGGATATCTCTTTCCCCATCCCCGCCGCCGATGAGTTCTACGACGACCCCTGCTTCAACACCAGCGACATGCACTTCTTCGAGGACCTGGACCCGCGGCTGGTGCATGTGGGCCTGCTGAAGCCGGACGACTCCTCCTCTTCGCCCTcaccctccccttcctcctcctcttcctcctccccgtcCTCCCTGCTGCACCTCCATCACCACGCCGAGGGGGAGGACGACGAGCACGTCCGCGCGCCCAGCGGGCACCACCAGGCGGGCCGCTGCCTGCTCTGGGCCTGCAAGGCCTGCAAGCGGAAGACAACCAACGCGGACCGGCGGAAGGCGGCCACAATGCGCGAGCGCCGGCGGCTCAGCAAGGTGAACGATGCGTTCGAGTCCCTGAAGCGCTGCACGTCGGCCAACCCCAACCAGCGGCTGCCCAAAGTGGAGATCCTGCGCAACGCCATCAGCTACATCGAGTCCCTGCAGGCGCTGCTgcgcggcggcggcggcgggcAGGACGACAGCTTCTACCCGGTGCTGGAGCACTACAGCGGGGACTCCGACGCCTCCAGCCCCCGCTCCAACTGCTCCGACGGCATG acgGATTTTAACGGctcgacctgtcaatcaaacagaagaggaagttATGACAGCTCTTATTTCTCTGCGACTCCAAACG GTCTGAAGAGTCACCGCAGCTCTGTGGTCTCCAGCCTGGACTGTCTGTCCAGCATCGTGGAGCGGATCTCCACCGACAGCAGCCTGTTGCCGGCCGCCGACGGCCCCACACCGACGGCCCCCCCCAGAGAGGCGCCGGCCCCGGGGCCCCCCCAGGCCCCCCCCCAGACCGCCAGCCAGGACCCCAACCTGATCTATCAAGTGCTATAG
- the LOC115009585 gene encoding troponin T, fast skeletal muscle isoforms-like isoform X2 has protein sequence MSDTEELDQVEAVAEEVVEEVEVAPEAAPEAAPEAAPEPEPEPEPVVEPEPEPEPEPVVEPEPEPEPEPEPESEEEKPKFKPSAPKLPDGEKVDFDDIQKKRQNKDLSELQGLIDAHFECRKKEEEELIALKDRIEKRRNERTEQHRVRSEKDKERQAKREEERRIREERDAEKKAGEEAKKKSALTSMGSNYSSHLQKADQKRGGKKETEREKKKKILAGRRKQLNVDHLNEDKLKDKIGELHEWMTQLESEKFDHMERLKRQKYEVTTLRKRVEELSKFSKKGAARRRK, from the exons ATGTCTGACACCGAAGAACT TGATCAGGTCGAGG CTGTAGCCGAGGAGGTAGTAGAGGAAGTAGAGGTGGCCCCTGAGGCGGCCCCTGAGGCGGCCCCTGAGGCGGCCCctgagccagagccagagccagagccagtgGTAGaaccagagccagagccagaaccagaaccagtgGTAGAACCAgagccagaaccagaaccagaaccagagccTGAGTCTGAAG AGGAGAAGCCAAAGTTCAA GCCGAGCGCCCCAAAGCTCCCCGATGGTGAGAAAGTGGACTTTGAT GACATCCAGAAGAAGCGTCAGAACAAGGATCTGTCGGAGCTGCAGGGTCTGATCGATGCTCACTTTGAGTgcaggaagaaggaggaagaggagctgaTCGCCCTGAAGGACAGGATT GAGAAGCGTCGTAATGAGAGGACCGAGCAGCACAGGGTCCGCTCTGAGAAGGACAAGGAGCGTCAGGCCAAGCGTGAG GAGGAGAGGCGGatcagggaggagagagacgcagagaagAAGGCCGGAGAGGAGGCGAAGAAGAAGTCTGCTCTGACCAGCATGGGCTCCAACTACAGCAGCCACCTGCAGAAG gctgaccagaagagaggaggaaagaaagagactgagagagagaagaagaagaagattctgGCCGGCAGACGCAAGCAGCTGAACGTCGACCATCTGAACGAAGACAAGCTCAA GGATAAGATCGGTGAGCTGCATGAATGGATGACTCAGCTGGAGTCTGAGAAGTTCGACCACATGGAGCGACTGAAGAGGCAGAAGTACGAG GTTACCACCCTGCGTAAGAGAGTGGAAGAGCTCAGTAAATT CAGCAAGAAGGGAGCCGCCCGCCGCAGGAAGTAA
- the LOC115009585 gene encoding troponin T, fast skeletal muscle isoforms-like isoform X5, whose translation MSDTEELDQVEEEKPKFKPSAPKLPDGEKVDFDDIQKKRQNKDLSELQGLIDAHFECRKKEEEELIALKDRIEKRRNERTEQHRVRSEKDKERQAKREEERRIREERDAEKKAGEEAKKKSALTSMGSNYSSHLQKADQKRGGKKETEREKKKKILAGRRKQLNVDHLNEDKLKDKIGELHEWMTQLESEKFDHMERLKRQKYEVTTLRKRVEELSKFSKKGAARRRK comes from the exons ATGTCTGACACCGAAGAACT TGATCAGGTCGAGG AGGAGAAGCCAAAGTTCAA GCCGAGCGCCCCAAAGCTCCCCGATGGTGAGAAAGTGGACTTTGAT GACATCCAGAAGAAGCGTCAGAACAAGGATCTGTCGGAGCTGCAGGGTCTGATCGATGCTCACTTTGAGTgcaggaagaaggaggaagaggagctgaTCGCCCTGAAGGACAGGATT GAGAAGCGTCGTAATGAGAGGACCGAGCAGCACAGGGTCCGCTCTGAGAAGGACAAGGAGCGTCAGGCCAAGCGTGAG GAGGAGAGGCGGatcagggaggagagagacgcagagaagAAGGCCGGAGAGGAGGCGAAGAAGAAGTCTGCTCTGACCAGCATGGGCTCCAACTACAGCAGCCACCTGCAGAAG gctgaccagaagagaggaggaaagaaagagactgagagagagaagaagaagaagattctgGCCGGCAGACGCAAGCAGCTGAACGTCGACCATCTGAACGAAGACAAGCTCAA GGATAAGATCGGTGAGCTGCATGAATGGATGACTCAGCTGGAGTCTGAGAAGTTCGACCACATGGAGCGACTGAAGAGGCAGAAGTACGAG GTTACCACCCTGCGTAAGAGAGTGGAAGAGCTCAGTAAATT CAGCAAGAAGGGAGCCGCCCGCCGCAGGAAGTAA
- the LOC115009585 gene encoding troponin T, fast skeletal muscle isoforms-like isoform X3: MGGGPGEGTQSPASGLLKPDLGPVQLSVGNSCDVETHSWWPRANESNGKLIRHLIVDRLNYEELDQVEEEKPKFKPSAPKLPDGEKVDFDDIQKKRQNKDLSELQGLIDAHFECRKKEEEELIALKDRIEKRRNERTEQHRVRSEKDKERQAKREEERRIREERDAEKKAGEEAKKKSALTSMGSNYSSHLQKADQKRGGKKETEREKKKKILAGRRKQLNVDHLNEDKLKDKIGELHEWMTQLESEKFDHMERLKRQKYEVTTLRKRVEELSKFSKKGAARRRK; this comes from the exons ATGGGTGGTGGTCCGGGGGAAGGAACCCAATCTCCAGCTTCGGGTCTCCTGAAACCGGATCTGGGACCTGTGCAGCTGTCCGTTGGAAATAGTTGTGATGTCGAGACGCATTCATGGTGGCCTCGCGCTAATGAGAGTAACGGGAAACTAATCCGGCATCTAATCGTTGATAGATTAAATTATGAAGAACT TGATCAGGTCGAGG AGGAGAAGCCAAAGTTCAA GCCGAGCGCCCCAAAGCTCCCCGATGGTGAGAAAGTGGACTTTGAT GACATCCAGAAGAAGCGTCAGAACAAGGATCTGTCGGAGCTGCAGGGTCTGATCGATGCTCACTTTGAGTgcaggaagaaggaggaagaggagctgaTCGCCCTGAAGGACAGGATT GAGAAGCGTCGTAATGAGAGGACCGAGCAGCACAGGGTCCGCTCTGAGAAGGACAAGGAGCGTCAGGCCAAGCGTGAG GAGGAGAGGCGGatcagggaggagagagacgcagagaagAAGGCCGGAGAGGAGGCGAAGAAGAAGTCTGCTCTGACCAGCATGGGCTCCAACTACAGCAGCCACCTGCAGAAG gctgaccagaagagaggaggaaagaaagagactgagagagagaagaagaagaagattctgGCCGGCAGACGCAAGCAGCTGAACGTCGACCATCTGAACGAAGACAAGCTCAA GGATAAGATCGGTGAGCTGCATGAATGGATGACTCAGCTGGAGTCTGAGAAGTTCGACCACATGGAGCGACTGAAGAGGCAGAAGTACGAG GTTACCACCCTGCGTAAGAGAGTGGAAGAGCTCAGTAAATT CAGCAAGAAGGGAGCCGCCCGCCGCAGGAAGTAA
- the LOC115009585 gene encoding troponin T, fast skeletal muscle isoforms-like isoform X1: MSDTEELDQVEEYDAVAEEVVEEVEVAPEAAPEAAPEAAPEPEPEPEPVVEPEPEPEPEPVVEPEPEPEPEPEPESEEEKPKFKPSAPKLPDGEKVDFDDIQKKRQNKDLSELQGLIDAHFECRKKEEEELIALKDRIEKRRNERTEQHRVRSEKDKERQAKREEERRIREERDAEKKAGEEAKKKSALTSMGSNYSSHLQKADQKRGGKKETEREKKKKILAGRRKQLNVDHLNEDKLKDKIGELHEWMTQLESEKFDHMERLKRQKYEVTTLRKRVEELSKFSKKGAARRRK; this comes from the exons ATGTCTGACACCGAAGAACT TGATCAGGTCGAGG AATACGATG CTGTAGCCGAGGAGGTAGTAGAGGAAGTAGAGGTGGCCCCTGAGGCGGCCCCTGAGGCGGCCCCTGAGGCGGCCCctgagccagagccagagccagagccagtgGTAGaaccagagccagagccagaaccagaaccagtgGTAGAACCAgagccagaaccagaaccagaaccagagccTGAGTCTGAAG AGGAGAAGCCAAAGTTCAA GCCGAGCGCCCCAAAGCTCCCCGATGGTGAGAAAGTGGACTTTGAT GACATCCAGAAGAAGCGTCAGAACAAGGATCTGTCGGAGCTGCAGGGTCTGATCGATGCTCACTTTGAGTgcaggaagaaggaggaagaggagctgaTCGCCCTGAAGGACAGGATT GAGAAGCGTCGTAATGAGAGGACCGAGCAGCACAGGGTCCGCTCTGAGAAGGACAAGGAGCGTCAGGCCAAGCGTGAG GAGGAGAGGCGGatcagggaggagagagacgcagagaagAAGGCCGGAGAGGAGGCGAAGAAGAAGTCTGCTCTGACCAGCATGGGCTCCAACTACAGCAGCCACCTGCAGAAG gctgaccagaagagaggaggaaagaaagagactgagagagagaagaagaagaagattctgGCCGGCAGACGCAAGCAGCTGAACGTCGACCATCTGAACGAAGACAAGCTCAA GGATAAGATCGGTGAGCTGCATGAATGGATGACTCAGCTGGAGTCTGAGAAGTTCGACCACATGGAGCGACTGAAGAGGCAGAAGTACGAG GTTACCACCCTGCGTAAGAGAGTGGAAGAGCTCAGTAAATT CAGCAAGAAGGGAGCCGCCCGCCGCAGGAAGTAA
- the LOC115009585 gene encoding troponin T, fast skeletal muscle isoforms-like isoform X4, with amino-acid sequence MSDTEELDQVEEYDEEKPKFKPSAPKLPDGEKVDFDDIQKKRQNKDLSELQGLIDAHFECRKKEEEELIALKDRIEKRRNERTEQHRVRSEKDKERQAKREEERRIREERDAEKKAGEEAKKKSALTSMGSNYSSHLQKADQKRGGKKETEREKKKKILAGRRKQLNVDHLNEDKLKDKIGELHEWMTQLESEKFDHMERLKRQKYEVTTLRKRVEELSKFSKKGAARRRK; translated from the exons ATGTCTGACACCGAAGAACT TGATCAGGTCGAGG AATACGATG AGGAGAAGCCAAAGTTCAA GCCGAGCGCCCCAAAGCTCCCCGATGGTGAGAAAGTGGACTTTGAT GACATCCAGAAGAAGCGTCAGAACAAGGATCTGTCGGAGCTGCAGGGTCTGATCGATGCTCACTTTGAGTgcaggaagaaggaggaagaggagctgaTCGCCCTGAAGGACAGGATT GAGAAGCGTCGTAATGAGAGGACCGAGCAGCACAGGGTCCGCTCTGAGAAGGACAAGGAGCGTCAGGCCAAGCGTGAG GAGGAGAGGCGGatcagggaggagagagacgcagagaagAAGGCCGGAGAGGAGGCGAAGAAGAAGTCTGCTCTGACCAGCATGGGCTCCAACTACAGCAGCCACCTGCAGAAG gctgaccagaagagaggaggaaagaaagagactgagagagagaagaagaagaagattctgGCCGGCAGACGCAAGCAGCTGAACGTCGACCATCTGAACGAAGACAAGCTCAA GGATAAGATCGGTGAGCTGCATGAATGGATGACTCAGCTGGAGTCTGAGAAGTTCGACCACATGGAGCGACTGAAGAGGCAGAAGTACGAG GTTACCACCCTGCGTAAGAGAGTGGAAGAGCTCAGTAAATT CAGCAAGAAGGGAGCCGCCCGCCGCAGGAAGTAA
- the LOC115009745 gene encoding mucin-2-like, producing MAVAYDAVTQPGLLSEQYPPPLLPKPGKDNVRLQKLVKRTAKKKASAQASQPAALFRSNLSPVNEASPDLEHSDHSTPPRTPETPFSLFSVQQPPRFTVRPLYQHVASPYPQRAAYGRAAMFSPQTVAPQLYSQNITTVSSYSAATHLSGVSSAPWPVAEAAVPKISLPAFSVHEATVPAADVKKPAFNTFAEMHVGLRPAAGPTPYPATGGQAVIRPLTVLTPLIKCKSPRPTFKATERSRSPRPMFDVPQIRMYTASTSFYESSRTPPVYDTAGLTAIGSTVPQSKTPAETKRDLSPSSEVRRGTTPTAQPPLLGTDPQRKTPTSETKRGTTPTAEINTIITPSSEFKRATPTSEIRVKTPTPAVRPRTPAYNKSRATTPVFEVSRPNPLLFAVSPITEEPESRMPKTVSAISSLSAPQSVKTIEPKPAETIPNGDIQLDITPAFKPIQQSISKSKSEPNLLRETAPAGSQRPKTPTTEPKTPAVTSYSNQRPKTPTYEASRLMTTSPGFKRPKTPTYGPSPVGFQRPKTPTQVAQKSKSGYRGLTPAEYTAYGGIRTYSPAFGISGSKTQTEEEVKATQEEPAECKTHCQEPSVKGQATPEVSEAKETPKDVDKPHLREDKVAITPSIPIIVVSQAPDTSGTTLTQETSTVYTHVAAKQGKTVIQEPPKAKPPTAERKTPETPVQEVAKPKIKPPEAKHPVPKAGDPLKAVKKLIGKDKVQKSGSETKADVSDQKERAKPVATTKTKGECSKPSIAAPALPAKASATGSEDKGNDKKAESAAFQSAPEKKAGDESLPAKPILKVIQKPKGMKSKLSGWSRLKKHMVVEQEEPKFPEIGPEKEAIGPDQTEVKKVDEKAVDKPDTEDENQTKDAPAAAKMWNAVLFQMFSTKENIMHQIELNKSEDKKQEEGKEETKDIPSFAHRLPLLLFSPKFDAKRLKEAASRPVTKISTVFEMGLIGRKGKEEEPKDFNRTARGFANII from the coding sequence ATGGCTGTCGCTTACGATGCTGTCACCCAGCCGGGCCTGCTTTCCGAGCAGTACCCCCCACCCCTGCTGCCCAAGCCTGGAAAGGACAACGTTCGGCTTCAGAAGCTCGTCAAAAGAACCGCCAAGAAAAAGGCCTCCGCTCAGGCATCGCAGCCTGCCGCGCTTTTCCGCTCCAACCTTTCCCCTGTGAACGAAGCAAGCCCTGACCTAGAGCACAGCGACCACTCCACCCCTCCCAGGACTCCAGAGACACCGTTCAGCCTCTTCAGTGTCCAGCAGCCTCCACGGTTCACCGTCAGGCCGCTGTATCAACATGTGGCGTCTCCTTACCCGCAGCGTGCAGCTTACGGCAGAGCAGCGATGTTCTCACCTCAGACGGTGGCGCCCCAGTTGTACTCGCAGAACATTACCACAGTTTCTTCATATTCTGCAGCGACCCACCTTTCTGGAGTCTCATCAGCTCCATGGCCAGTCGCCGAGGCGGCAGTGCCCAAAATATCTCTGCCAGCCTTTTCTGTACATGAGGCAACAGTACCAGCTGCTGATGTGAAAAAGCCAGCGTTTAACACATTTGCTGAAATGCATGTTGGTCTTAGACCTGCTGCAGGTCCCACTCCTTATCCAGCAACAGGGGGTCAAGCTGTGATCCGTCCTCTCACTGTGTTGACCCCGCTCATCAAATGCAAAAGTCCACGTCCAACATTCAAAGCAACTGAACGTTCAAGATCGCCCAGACCGATGTTTGATGTCCCTCAAATTAGGATGTACACAGCGAGCACATCCTTCTACGAGTCATCCAGGACCCCACCGGTGTATGACACAGCTGGATTAACCGCTATTGGCAGCACAGTACCTCAAAGTAAAACACCAGCAGAAACAAAACGAGATTTGAGTCCATCATCTGAGGTCAGAAGAGGTACGACACCGACAGCTCAGCCTCCTTTACTGGGCACAGATCCCCAGAGGAAAACACCAACTTCAGAAACTAAAAGAGGGACTACACCAACAGCAGagattaatacaattataaccCCATCATCCGAATTCAAAAGGGCTACTCCAACTTCTGAAATCAGAGTTAAAACACCAACTCCAGCAGTACGGCCTAGAACCCCGGCATACAACAAGAGTCGGGCTACAACGCCCGTCTTTGAAGTCTCAAGACCTAATCCTCTCTTGTTTGCCGTGTCGCCAATCACAGAAGAGCCAGAGTCAAGAATGCCCAAAACAGTTTCTGCTATAAGCAGTTTGTCAGCTCCCCAAAGTGTGAAGACTATTGAGCCCAAGCCTGCTGAAACGATACCGAATGGGGACATTCAATTGGACATCACTCCTGCATTTAAACCAATTCAACAAAGCATTAGTAAGTCAAAATCCGAGCCTAATCTGTTAAGAGAAACTGCTCCAGCTGGTTCTCAAAGACCGAAAACTCCAACAACTGAGCCAAAAACACCAGCAGTGACTTCTTACAGCAATCAGAGGCCTAAGACTCCAACATACGAAGCATCCCGACTTATGACCACATCACCTGGCTTTAAAAGACCAAAGACCCCGACATATGGGCCATCACCTGTAGGCTTTCAGAGACCTAAAACCCCAACCCAAGTGGCTCAAAAATCAAAGTCTGGCTACCGTGGATTGACACCGGCTGAATATACTGCTTACGGCGGAATCAGAACTTACTCTCCAGCATTTGGTATCTCCGGTTCTAAGACGCAAACTGAAGAGGAGGTTAAAGCTACACAAGAGGAACCAGcagaatgtaaaacacattgcCAAGAGCCATCTGTGAAGGGACAAGCAACGCCGGAGGTGTCTGAAGCCAAAGAAACTCCTAAAGACGTAGATAAACCCCATTTGAGAGAAGACAAAGTTGCCATCACCCCTTCAATCCCTATTATTGTTGTTTCACAAGCACCTGACACCTCAGGAACAACGTTAACACAAGAGACAAGTACGGTATACACTCATGTTGCAGCAAAACAAGGAAAAACGGTGATTCAAGAACCACCAAAGGCTAAACCTCcaacagcagagaggaaaactCCTGAGACACCAGTTCAAGAAGTCGCCAAACCAAAGATAAAACCTCCCGAAGCCAAACATCCAGTGCCCAAAGCTGGCGACCCTCTGAAGGCAGTAAAAAAACTTATAGGCAAAGATAAAGTCCAGAAATCTGGAAGTGAGACGAAAGCTGACGTCTCAGATCAAAAAGAGCGAGCGAAACCTGTAGCTACCACCAAAACTAAAGGCGAATGCTCAAAGCCAAGCATCGCAGCGCCCGCTCTGCCTGCTAAGGCGTCTgcaacaggaagtgaagacaaagGAAACGATAAGAAAGCAGAATCAGCTGCATTTCAATCTGCACCTGAGAAAAAGGCAGGCGATGAATCCCTCCCAGCCAAGCCCATTCTTAAAGTCATACAAAAACCAAAAGGAATGAAATCCAAACTAAGTGGTTGGTCCCGACTCAAGAAGCACATGgtggtggagcaggaggagcccAAATTTCCAGAGATAGGCCCCGAGAAGGAGGCCATCGGGCCGGACCAGACCGAGGTGAAAAAGGTCGACGAGAAGGCCGTCGACAAACCTGACACTGAGGACGAGAACCAAACCAAAGACGCTCCCGCAGCAGCAAAGATGTGGAACGCTGTCCTCTTCCAAATGTTTAGCACTAAAGAGAACATCATGCACCAGATCGAGCTAAACAAAAGCGAAGACAAGAAGCAGGAAGAGGGAAAGGAAGAGACGAAAGATATACCTTCATTTGCGCACCGGCTGCCCTTGCTGCTGTTTAGTCCAAAGTTTGATGCTAAAAGGCTTAAAGAGGCGGCGTCGAGGCCGGTGACGAAAATATCAACAGTTTTTGAAATGGGTCTGATTGGGCGTAAAGGTAAAGAAGAGGAACCAAAAGACTTTAACAGAACAGCGAGGGGGTTcgctaatataatataa